A window of the Deltaproteobacteria bacterium genome harbors these coding sequences:
- a CDS encoding NADH-quinone oxidoreductase subunit D has translation MKEMALNIGPSHPATHGALRFFVELDGETIKKSNVEIGYLHRAFEKHSEVSTWTQVIPYTDRLNYCSSMMNNVGYCRAVETLLGVEIPERARFIRVIVCELSRIMDHLICLGAAAVDLGGLSNFWYFFNVREAIYDFTEKLCGARLTTNYTRIGGVMRDLTPDFADGIRKVLKDLGSAIRDVSRLLERNKIFMDRTQKVGIISKEDAISWGFTGPCLRATGVPHDLRRAEPYYHYDTFDFEIPVGTVGDVYDRLMVRFEEMRQSARIIEQAFRMIPEGPVMVKDPRIALPPKQEVYRNIEGLMNHFMLLMDGIKVPAGEVYSATEAANGELGFYIISDGGGRPYRVRVRPPCFLLTSAFSKMVEGGMIADAVAVLGSLNIIVGELDR, from the coding sequence ATGAAGGAAATGGCCTTGAACATCGGTCCTTCGCATCCGGCGACCCATGGGGCGTTGCGGTTTTTCGTTGAGCTGGATGGAGAGACGATCAAAAAATCAAATGTCGAGATCGGCTACCTGCACCGTGCCTTTGAGAAACACTCAGAGGTGAGCACCTGGACACAGGTGATTCCCTACACCGATCGTTTGAATTACTGCTCCTCGATGATGAACAATGTCGGTTACTGTCGTGCGGTCGAGACACTTCTCGGTGTCGAGATTCCGGAGAGGGCCCGGTTTATCCGTGTGATTGTCTGTGAGCTGTCACGTATCATGGATCATCTCATCTGTTTGGGGGCCGCGGCGGTCGATCTGGGTGGGCTTTCGAATTTCTGGTACTTTTTCAATGTGCGAGAGGCGATCTACGATTTTACCGAAAAACTTTGTGGGGCCAGACTTACCACGAATTACACCAGAATTGGCGGGGTGATGAGGGATCTGACACCTGATTTTGCGGATGGGATCCGGAAGGTCCTGAAGGATCTTGGATCGGCGATTCGGGATGTGAGCCGGCTTCTGGAGAGAAATAAGATCTTTATGGATCGGACGCAAAAGGTCGGGATTATTTCGAAGGAGGATGCGATCAGCTGGGGTTTTACAGGCCCCTGTCTTCGGGCAACCGGTGTTCCCCATGATTTGAGGCGGGCGGAGCCCTATTATCATTACGATACCTTTGATTTCGAGATTCCTGTCGGAACTGTGGGTGATGTTTATGATCGACTGATGGTTCGATTTGAGGAGATGCGACAATCGGCAAGGATTATCGAACAGGCGTTTCGGATGATACCGGAAGGACCGGTTATGGTGAAGGATCCCCGCATTGCACTGCCACCGAAACAAGAGGTGTACCGGAATATTGAGGGTCTCATGAACCATTTCATGCTCCTGATGGATGGGATCAAGGTCCCTGCTGGAGAGGTTTATTCCGCGACAGAGGCGGCGAATGGCGAACTCGGTTTTTATATTATCAGTGATGGGGGAGGGAGGCCGTATCGGGTCCGTGTTCGTCCTCCTTGTTTCCTTCTCACCTCGGCATTCTCGAAGATGGTAGAAGGGGGGATGATTGCGGATGCGGTGGCGGTGTTGGGGAGTCTGAATATTATTGTCGGGGAGCTGGATCGATGA
- the nuoF gene encoding NADH-quinone oxidoreductase subunit NuoF, which produces MELVLTKNFSLPESWTLAVYEKTGGYQAVRKALQMKPADVINEVKSSGLRGRGGAGFPAGMKWGFVPQNTGKPTYLCVNADESEPGTFKDRPILEKDPHRLIEGAMIASYAIQCHTAYIYIRGEFDLSLKRIEAAVQEAYRKGYLGKNIFGSGYDLEIYIHRGAGAYICGEETALIESLEGKRGYPRIKPPFPAVQGLFGCPTVVNNVETLSSVPFIIEKGAAAYKAIGTEKSPGAKLFSICGPVKKPGVYEVPLGTPLRTLIREYAGGMADGKVLKAVIPGGSSVPILTAQEVEEVNLDYESLQSKGSMLGSGGVIVIDEGYCIVRALMNLARFYAHESCGQCSPCREGTGWSYKILKRFEEGEGTEQDIDLLLDIGKKMTGMTVCVLADALAMPIASHIGKFREEFENHIGKSCPATS; this is translated from the coding sequence ATGGAACTCGTTCTCACAAAAAATTTCTCCCTTCCCGAATCCTGGACCCTCGCGGTTTACGAGAAAACCGGTGGTTATCAGGCGGTCCGAAAGGCGCTCCAGATGAAGCCGGCAGATGTTATCAACGAGGTCAAGTCCTCCGGCCTTCGTGGGCGTGGTGGTGCCGGTTTTCCGGCCGGCATGAAGTGGGGGTTTGTCCCTCAAAATACCGGTAAGCCGACCTATCTCTGTGTGAATGCGGATGAGAGCGAGCCGGGGACCTTCAAGGATCGACCGATCTTGGAAAAAGATCCGCATCGCTTGATCGAAGGGGCGATGATCGCCTCCTACGCGATTCAGTGTCACACCGCTTATATTTATATCCGTGGGGAATTTGATCTTTCACTGAAGCGGATAGAAGCGGCTGTTCAAGAAGCGTATCGCAAAGGGTATCTCGGCAAAAATATCTTTGGGTCTGGCTACGATCTGGAAATTTACATCCATCGAGGGGCGGGGGCCTATATCTGTGGTGAAGAGACCGCTTTGATCGAGTCACTCGAGGGGAAACGCGGTTATCCGCGAATCAAGCCTCCGTTCCCGGCGGTGCAGGGACTTTTCGGATGTCCGACGGTCGTGAATAATGTGGAGACCCTGTCGTCGGTCCCTTTTATTATCGAGAAAGGGGCGGCTGCTTACAAGGCGATCGGGACCGAAAAAAGCCCAGGGGCAAAACTTTTTTCTATTTGCGGGCCTGTGAAAAAGCCGGGGGTTTACGAAGTTCCGCTTGGGACCCCGCTACGCACACTGATTCGGGAGTATGCCGGTGGGATGGCTGATGGAAAGGTCCTGAAGGCGGTGATTCCGGGCGGTTCCTCCGTCCCGATTCTGACCGCACAGGAGGTCGAAGAGGTGAATCTCGACTACGAATCGCTGCAGTCAAAAGGTTCAATGCTTGGATCGGGCGGGGTGATCGTTATTGATGAGGGGTATTGTATTGTGCGTGCCTTGATGAACCTCGCGCGGTTTTATGCGCATGAGTCGTGTGGCCAATGTTCCCCCTGTCGTGAAGGGACCGGATGGTCGTACAAGATTCTCAAACGGTTTGAAGAGGGGGAGGGGACAGAGCAGGATATCGATCTCCTGCTGGATATCGGCAAAAAGATGACCGGGATGACGGTATGCGTCCTGGCCGATGCGCTTGCGATGCCGATCGCCAGTCATATCGGGAAATTTCGCGAGGAGTTTGAGAATCATATCGGAAAGAGTTGCCCTGCTACCTCTTAA
- the nuoE gene encoding NADH-quinone oxidoreductase subunit NuoE, whose product MKPNFTEKSEQKIQEALSHYPTRQAALLPVFWIAQEQFGWISQEVMELIAARLDLSPAHVYGVATFYTMLYKKPVGEYHLQVCRTLPCALMGSDSIIGHLKKRLGIEDGETTEDKKFTLTTVECLASCGTGPAMMVNEKYYEGLTAEKVDQILEKLK is encoded by the coding sequence ATGAAACCAAATTTCACCGAAAAATCCGAACAAAAGATTCAGGAAGCCCTCTCGCACTATCCAACCCGCCAGGCGGCGCTGCTTCCGGTTTTCTGGATCGCGCAGGAGCAGTTTGGTTGGATTTCTCAGGAGGTCATGGAACTGATCGCGGCGCGTCTCGACCTCTCACCGGCCCACGTCTACGGCGTCGCGACCTTTTATACGATGCTCTACAAAAAACCGGTCGGGGAATATCACCTTCAGGTCTGTCGCACACTCCCGTGTGCCTTGATGGGGTCTGATTCGATCATTGGACATCTCAAAAAGAGACTCGGGATCGAGGATGGCGAAACCACCGAGGATAAGAAATTTACATTAACCACCGTCGAGTGCCTCGCCTCGTGTGGGACTGGGCCCGCAATGATGGTGAATGAGAAGTATTATGAGGGGCTGACGGCGGAAAAGGTCGATCAGATTTTGGAAAAATTGAAATAA